From the Planctomycetaceae bacterium genome, the window TGCTTCGGTATAGTTCTTCTTGCTGAAGGCCGCCCCAATCCACGGAAGTTCACCAAGGAATGGGATCTTCTGTGCGGCCCCGTCTTCTCGCTGAGAAACGAGTCCTGCGATCATCAGGGCTTCCCCGAAGTTCATTTCCACCTGTGTGTTAGCTTTGCGAACGATGAATGCGGGCACCGTAACACCGCTCACAGTCACGGAGTTCGAAAAGTCGCGGTCGCGAATCGCCGCTTCCACTTCCAGCCGTACTCGACCCTCACCCAGGATGTAAGGAACCGCCTGCAACTGCACACCGAACTCCTTGAATTCGATAGCCGTGGTGCCAAGCCCTGACGGAGTGATGACTGGTGTTTCACCGCCATTCAGCAGGTTCGCTGGTCGTCCGTTGTGAGCGATGACCGTTGGCGTTGCGTGGAGTTTCAGCAATCCTTCGTTCCGCATGGCCACGATGAAGCCCTGAAAGACGCTGTTGGGCTTTGTGAAGCCGTAGGTAATAGTTGACTCCGCGAAGCCGGAGAGGGTTGCGGTGGCACCGCTGCCTCCAATGGCCAGATTCTGGATCGGTGTGATCGGTCCGGGGGTGCTCAACAGATAGTTGTTGGGCCGCATCATTGCGAAGTTCATTCCCAGCTGTCGAAACTTCGATCGCTGGACCTCCATGATCGTACACTTCAGGGCGACCTGCTGTGCGCCGGCCACCTTCATGTGGTTCATCACGTTCGGAAAGAACTGTTCGGCGATGCTCTGAATTTCACTCACATGTTCCGGACGGGTGACCCAGCCATCGAGTCGGACGGACCCATTGATTTCTTCAATCTTGATTGAATCGTTGGGATAGAGCCGACGGACGAATGATTCGAGGTGTCGAACGTCACCACGAACCAGCACTTCCAGTGCGTAGGACTGCCCGAATTCGTCAATGACCGTGATGGTGGTGACGCCCGTGGCGATGGCGAATACTCGCACCTGGTTCGGGTTCTTATCCACAACGTCGATTTTCAGAACTTCGGGATCGAAGTCCTGAACCCGGCGGATATTTGCCGAGTGTTCGACGAGAGTGGAGAACCGCTCAAACAGAGCGAGCTCATTCATACCCGGCTGAATATGGTAAACTCCGGGCGTGCCAGTCGGCGTTTGCGGGAAGGCTATTGCGGGTTGAAAGGCGAGCAGCAAAGCTGCAATCGTTACCGCAAACAGTCTGATTTTAATCGGCATCCGTGCACCCCCAAAGAATTGCTGAAGAGCGACGCCCGCTTTGAACCGGGCGCCGCGTCCCCAACTCATAACGCGCTCCGCGCGTTCTCCCATTGAACTCGATCAATCGCTTGTTGTGAGCAACGCTCACCTGTCATACGTTCGGCTCGTCCTACAGGATCCGCGACTTCTTGAGGAAGTTCCAGAACCCCGTCCCGTTTGCCTGTGTATCTGTCTCTTCTTCCGTCGGCTCTGCTTCAGCCGGCGTGGGCAATCGAACATACTCAGTGCGAAGGGTGTCCCCTTCCTGTATCTCAATTGACCATGAATTCTCAATGTCAACCGGCTTGTTCTCCGCGAGCTGTATTACCGGCATCGAACCTTCCGGCCCTGGATCGGCAGTCCGGCTTAATTCTGCTCTCAAAAACTCATCCGGATTCGCAAACTCATCATCTGGCAACTCAGGAATGTCACCCGAGGTAAACCTGTCACGATAATCCATGACACCTGTCGTACCAATTCCTGACGATCCACCGAATCGTCCGAGCACCTCATCGGACATTTCCATTGCCGCAACTTCTTCCATGTCACTGTTCGAACGAAGTGACGTTGAAAGTTGTCCCATACTCTTTGCAAGCTGCAGCATATGAGCCTGCTCCGGAGTCACCAGCACGGATATGTTCTTTGCACCCGCTCCTTTTTCACCTGTCTTGTCAATGCCGTAAACCTGATTGTCGACGGCGAATACCTCAATGTACTGAAGGATCGTCCGAGAGACCTGATGCCGCTGACCAGTTGCATCTGAGGCATTGTGACTCAGAATGATGTCAATTCGGTTTCCTGGCAGA encodes:
- the cpaB gene encoding Flp pilus assembly protein CpaB, translating into MKSQSIMLLVVAAVFGLFAMFGVKQAMNSKSEPERPRVTVLQAAMDINVGQELDETNTQMVEIDQAVCPEGAVGNFEDIKERSSRVPLVAGDWILVSKLSGRGERGAGGIIPPGMRVSTIPVDATQTHSGLLLPGNRIDIILSHNASDATGQRHQVSRTILQYIEVFAVDNQVYGIDKTGEKGAGAKNISVLVTPEQAHMLQLAKSMGQLSTSLRSNSDMEEVAAMEMSDEVLGRFGGSSGIGTTGVMDYRDRFTSGDIPELPDDEFANPDEFLRAELSRTADPGPEGSMPVIQLAENKPVDIENSWSIEIQEGDTLRTEYVRLPTPAEAEPTEEETDTQANGTGFWNFLKKSRIL
- a CDS encoding pilus assembly protein N-terminal domain-containing protein, whose product is MPIKIRLFAVTIAALLLAFQPAIAFPQTPTGTPGVYHIQPGMNELALFERFSTLVEHSANIRRVQDFDPEVLKIDVVDKNPNQVRVFAIATGVTTITVIDEFGQSYALEVLVRGDVRHLESFVRRLYPNDSIKIEEINGSVRLDGWVTRPEHVSEIQSIAEQFFPNVMNHMKVAGAQQVALKCTIMEVQRSKFRQLGMNFAMMRPNNYLLSTPGPITPIQNLAIGGSGATATLSGFAESTITYGFTKPNSVFQGFIVAMRNEGLLKLHATPTVIAHNGRPANLLNGGETPVITPSGLGTTAIEFKEFGVQLQAVPYILGEGRVRLEVEAAIRDRDFSNSVTVSGVTVPAFIVRKANTQVEMNFGEALMIAGLVSQREDGAAQKIPFLGELPWIGAAFSKKNYTEAETELVIMVTPDIVSPIPADQVPSQGPGMFTDTPVDHELFWHHLLEVPKYGDECENGNTTCMPGSRCQQCQPGGSSPGCLSGDNCVQTTSPLIQPQTASATTKTTLPASSLPASGSNRGVKTTTAAGSGAKAGSGLITPSLR